One window of the Anopheles cruzii chromosome 2, idAnoCruzAS_RS32_06, whole genome shotgun sequence genome contains the following:
- the LOC128268056 gene encoding uncharacterized protein LOC128268056: protein MAEPKATKNLAQLPIEKKEQFLDSFDTIQTDCDGVLWLLSESFSGVDQAIRALRTSEKKILFVSNNSVRTMEDYRKKLDKLTDYTVTDDDIIHPGKLIIEYLRERKFGQALCYVIGSANLKKDLREAGFNIIDGPNDPVPEAIAKIIPIINDKQPVKAVIVDFDYNCNNIKLLRAQLYLQHDGDCWFIAGAMDKSLPVSPRMRLIGPGWYIETLQNQADRKPIVLGKPGRDMSRLMSRLYPVEDARRVLFVGDQPELDIKYGSLSGFQTLLVGTGGVKQADLRDLQHDQELVPDYYIDEFASLEKIVLEVKAYKAQKSKSVL from the exons ATGGCTGAGCCCAAAGCTACTAAGAACCTGGCTCAGCTACCAATCGAAAAGAAGGAACAGTTCCTCGATTCCTTCGACACAATTCAAACTGACTGTGATG GCGTCCTGTGGCTTCTGAGCGAATCATTTTCCGGCGTTGACCAAGCCATACGTGCGCTTCGGACCAGTGAGAAAAAGattctgtttgtttcgaacAATAGTGTCCGTACGATGGAGGATTATCGTAAGAAACTGGACAAGCTGACGGACTACACCGTGACCGATGACGACATCATTCATCCGGGCAAACTTATCATCGAGTATCTGCGGGAGAGGAAATTCGGACAGGCGCTTTGTTATGTGATAGGGAGCGCCAATTTGAAAAAAGATCTTCGCGAGGCCGGCTTCAATATAATCGACGGA CCCAACGATCCAGTTCCGGAAGCAATCGCGAAGATAATTCCGATCATCAACGACAAGCAACCGGTGAAGGCCGTGATTGTTGACTTCGATTACAACTGCAACAACATCAAGTTGCTGCGGGCTCAGCTTTATCTGCAGCATGACGGCGATTGTTGGTTTATCGCGGGGGCAATGGACAAATCGCTTCCAGTCAGTCCCCGTATGCGCCTAATCGGTCCCGGCTGGTACATCGAAACACTTCAGAACCAGGCGGACAGAAAACCTATCGTTCTAGGAAAGCCGGGACGCGATATGAGCAGATTGATGAGCCGGCTCTATCCGGTTGAGGACGCTCGTCGAGTGTTGTTTGTCGGTGACCAACCGGAACTAGATATCAAGTATGGAAGCTTATCCGGCTTTCAAACTTTGCTagtcggcaccggcggtgtGAAACAGGCAGACCTGAGGGACCTACAGCACGATCAGGAGCTCGTTCCCGATTACTACATCGACGAGTTTGCGAGCCTAGAGAAAATCGTACTCGAAGTGAAGGCCTACAAGGCACAAAAGAGCAAATCTGTGCTGTGA
- the LOC128268057 gene encoding small integral membrane protein 14, with product MADEFDACECFWSHEIAMRRLLSLLRHGQSYCNDSDCTDLSNLPGSNGGTNFFLVIVALIFMAVMYVMRPQSLRRRNDLSKALPPPSNDGPNNDGAPPSVS from the exons ATGGCCGATGAATTCGATGCATGCGAATGTTTCTGGAGCCATGAAATCGCTATGCGGAGGCTGCTGTCTTTG CTCCGCCACGGACAGTCGTACTGCAACGACAGTGATTGCACGGATC TTTCGAATCTCCCGGGTTCCAATGGTGGCACAAACTTTTTTCTCGTCATCGTGGCGTTGATTTTCATGGCCGTCATGTACGTGATGCGGCCCCAGTCGCTGCGAAGACGAAACGATCTCAGCAAAGCATTACCGCCTCCATCGAACGAT GGTCCCAACAACGATGGTGCTCCTCCGTCAGTATCCTGA